A part of Roseimicrobium gellanilyticum genomic DNA contains:
- a CDS encoding ABC transporter permease, translating to MSSWKNTFAVYKRELLGYFNSPLAYIILVIFLLAVQGFTFIVGGFLNRDSASLSYQMGFFSWHPWIYLMLVPAVGMRLWSEEHRLGTMELLMTMPISPWHAILGKYFAAATVWALALALTFPIVWTVFYLGEPDPGPIVSGYIASYLYALACLAITSAVSAFTRSQVICFIISVTICLVLFLMGLQQVVDSVLKVTPDSLTGVVKIIAQLCFMTHYEYMTKGLLVFRDVLYFVSVIAVCLMITHHALQSKRA from the coding sequence ATGAGTTCCTGGAAAAATACCTTTGCCGTCTACAAGCGCGAGCTGCTCGGCTATTTCAATTCGCCCCTGGCTTACATCATCCTCGTCATCTTCCTGCTCGCGGTGCAGGGCTTCACCTTCATCGTGGGCGGCTTCCTCAATCGGGACAGCGCCTCGCTCTCGTACCAGATGGGCTTTTTCAGCTGGCATCCCTGGATCTATCTCATGCTCGTGCCCGCCGTGGGCATGCGCCTCTGGTCCGAAGAGCACCGCCTGGGCACCATGGAGCTGCTCATGACCATGCCCATCTCTCCGTGGCACGCCATCCTGGGCAAGTACTTCGCTGCCGCCACCGTGTGGGCGTTGGCCCTCGCGCTCACCTTCCCCATTGTGTGGACGGTGTTCTACCTTGGCGAGCCTGACCCCGGGCCTATCGTCAGCGGTTATATCGCGAGCTACCTCTATGCGCTTGCCTGCCTGGCCATCACGAGCGCCGTGAGTGCCTTCACCCGCAGCCAGGTCATCTGCTTCATCATCTCCGTGACCATCTGCCTCGTGCTCTTCCTCATGGGACTCCAGCAGGTGGTGGATTCCGTGCTGAAGGTGACTCCTGACTCCCTCACCGGAGTGGTGAAGATTATCGCCCAGCTCTGCTTCATGACCCACTACGAGTACATGACGAAGGGGCTGCTCGTCTTCCGCGATGTCCTCTACTTTGTCAGTGTGATCGCCGTCTGTCTGATGATCACGCACCACGCCCTCCAGAGCAAGCGCGCCTGA
- a CDS encoding ABC transporter ATP-binding protein, with protein sequence MIQVKDLRKEFGTKVAVDGVTFNVEKGEVLGFLGPNGAGKSTSMRMVTGYYLPTAGSIRVGGIDMLEEPEKAKRLIGYLPENAPLYSDMSVSGFLGFCAEMRGLYGYARARAVDKALETCFLEPVRNQSVDTLSKGFRHRTCLAQSIIHDPEVLILDEPTDGLDPNQKHEVRNLIKRMGETKAIIFSTHILEEVESACSRAIIIDRGKIVADGTPDQLKRRAPGADAVRVVILGASGAAIREELGKISGVDKVESTAAEDGRFAGRVLPSRQGNHEGLSREIASLAQAKAWKVEELHREEGRLDEMFRALTRSDTA encoded by the coding sequence ATGATACAGGTAAAGGATCTACGAAAAGAGTTCGGAACCAAGGTTGCGGTCGATGGAGTGACCTTCAATGTGGAGAAAGGTGAAGTGCTGGGCTTTCTGGGGCCCAACGGCGCCGGCAAGTCCACCTCCATGCGCATGGTCACCGGCTACTACCTGCCCACCGCCGGCAGCATCCGTGTGGGTGGCATCGACATGCTAGAGGAGCCGGAGAAGGCGAAACGCTTGATTGGCTACCTCCCGGAGAATGCGCCGCTGTATTCAGACATGAGTGTCTCAGGCTTCCTCGGCTTCTGCGCAGAGATGCGCGGCCTCTATGGCTACGCACGTGCCCGTGCCGTGGACAAGGCGCTGGAGACCTGCTTCCTGGAGCCCGTGCGCAACCAGAGCGTGGACACGCTCTCGAAGGGCTTCCGCCACCGCACCTGTCTCGCCCAGAGCATCATTCACGACCCGGAAGTTCTCATCCTGGACGAACCCACGGACGGTCTCGACCCCAATCAAAAGCATGAGGTGCGCAACCTCATCAAGCGCATGGGCGAGACAAAAGCCATCATCTTCTCCACCCACATCCTGGAGGAGGTGGAGTCTGCCTGCTCCCGCGCCATCATCATTGACCGTGGCAAAATCGTGGCAGACGGCACACCTGACCAGCTCAAGCGCCGCGCTCCGGGTGCGGATGCCGTGCGCGTGGTGATTCTCGGTGCTTCGGGTGCAGCCATCCGTGAGGAGCTTGGGAAAATCAGCGGCGTGGACAAAGTGGAAAGCACCGCAGCAGAGGATGGCCGCTTCGCCGGGCGCGTGCTGCCCTCACGTCAGGGAAATCATGAGGGCCTGTCCCGCGAGATTGCCTCGCTGGCCCAGGCGAAGGCCTGGAAGGTGGAAGAACTGCACCGCGAGGAAGGCCGCCTGGATGAAATGTTCCGCGCGCTCACACGCTCGGACACAGCCTGA
- the sufU gene encoding Fe-S cluster assembly sulfur transfer protein SufU gives MLTPEVCEAILRDHYRNPRHRGACEGAQPETVENPACGDIVTLSLAVSGPERSVICARFVGAGCAASQAGASLVLGMVQGKPATQATHLLEHFCSVMESGTVDPELHFEEFGDTGALLSLARFPARVVCATLAARQMIRMLRPSL, from the coding sequence ATGCTCACCCCGGAAGTCTGTGAAGCCATTCTCAGAGATCACTACCGCAACCCGCGGCACCGTGGCGCGTGCGAAGGAGCACAGCCTGAGACAGTGGAGAACCCGGCATGTGGCGACATCGTGACCCTGTCACTCGCGGTTTCAGGGCCGGAACGGAGCGTCATCTGTGCCCGGTTTGTGGGCGCGGGGTGTGCCGCGAGTCAGGCGGGCGCCTCCTTGGTGCTGGGTATGGTGCAGGGAAAGCCAGCCACCCAGGCCACCCACCTGCTGGAGCATTTTTGTTCGGTCATGGAATCCGGCACAGTGGATCCTGAATTGCATTTTGAGGAGTTTGGCGACACCGGGGCGCTGCTCAGTCTTGCACGGTTTCCCGCCCGTGTGGTGTGCGCCACGCTGGCTGCCCGTCAGATGATCCGGATGTTGCGCCCCTCCCTCTGA
- a CDS encoding DUF1501 domain-containing protein encodes MHEATSIASHRFPCAGGRSLWTPTRRDFVYGLGTSVGSVAFSTLLAAEEQKKSGPLAPKEGHVEAKAKRCIFLMMEGGPSHIDTFDPKPALAKQHLKEFTRTDKQQSAMSGGKRYFVQSPFEFRKAGQSGADMCTLWENLQHVADDLCFYRGCQVDSVNHPTAMYQMNTGNRFGGDPAIGSWTTYGLGSVNQDLPGFVVLPEVSYPQGGSANWSNGYLPASFQGTPLRAKGSPILDLQPPKGITPELQRANLDLLAKLNQEHLAEHPWHGELSARMENYELAFRMQMQVPGVLDLSKEDPKTLEQYGIGNDRTDAFGRKCLLARKLVEQGVRFVQLYAGTWDSHDYIERAHANLIGAVDKPIAALIADLKQRGMLEDTLVVWCGEFGRSPDNGVRGGTAYGRDHNPKAMTVWFAGGGVKAGHTIGATDETGAEAVECVHHVRDLHVTLLRLLGLDDNRLTFYHAGRFKQLSQFGGQVIKELIA; translated from the coding sequence ATGCACGAAGCCACCTCCATCGCCAGCCATCGCTTTCCCTGTGCGGGAGGACGCTCCCTGTGGACTCCCACGCGACGCGATTTTGTCTACGGTCTCGGCACCAGCGTCGGCAGTGTCGCCTTCTCCACCCTCCTCGCCGCGGAGGAACAGAAGAAATCCGGACCGCTCGCGCCCAAGGAAGGCCACGTGGAGGCCAAGGCGAAGCGCTGCATCTTCCTCATGATGGAGGGCGGCCCCTCGCACATCGATACCTTTGACCCGAAGCCCGCGCTCGCGAAGCAGCACCTGAAGGAATTCACCCGCACGGACAAGCAGCAGTCCGCCATGTCCGGCGGGAAGCGCTACTTCGTGCAGAGCCCCTTTGAGTTTCGCAAGGCAGGCCAGAGTGGCGCGGACATGTGCACGCTGTGGGAGAACCTGCAGCACGTGGCGGATGACCTCTGCTTCTACCGCGGCTGCCAGGTGGACTCGGTGAATCACCCCACCGCCATGTACCAGATGAATACCGGCAACCGCTTCGGCGGCGACCCGGCCATCGGCTCATGGACCACCTATGGCCTCGGCAGTGTGAATCAGGACCTGCCCGGCTTCGTGGTGCTGCCCGAAGTAAGCTATCCGCAGGGCGGCTCGGCGAACTGGAGCAACGGCTACCTGCCTGCCAGTTTCCAAGGCACGCCGCTGCGCGCCAAGGGCTCGCCCATTCTCGACCTGCAACCACCCAAGGGCATCACGCCTGAGCTGCAACGCGCGAATCTCGACCTGCTCGCGAAGCTCAATCAAGAGCACCTCGCCGAGCATCCGTGGCATGGCGAACTCTCCGCCCGCATGGAGAACTACGAGCTCGCGTTTCGCATGCAGATGCAGGTGCCCGGCGTGCTCGACCTCTCCAAGGAAGACCCAAAGACGCTGGAGCAGTACGGCATCGGCAATGACCGCACGGATGCCTTTGGCCGCAAGTGCCTGCTCGCGCGCAAGCTCGTGGAGCAGGGCGTGCGCTTTGTGCAGCTCTACGCCGGCACGTGGGACAGCCACGACTACATCGAGCGTGCCCATGCGAACCTCATCGGCGCCGTGGACAAACCCATCGCCGCCCTCATCGCCGACCTGAAGCAGCGCGGCATGCTGGAAGACACCCTCGTGGTGTGGTGCGGGGAATTCGGACGCTCCCCGGACAACGGCGTGCGCGGCGGCACCGCGTATGGCCGCGACCACAATCCCAAAGCCATGACCGTCTGGTTCGCCGGCGGCGGAGTCAAAGCTGGCCACACCATCGGCGCCACGGATGAAACCGGCGCCGAAGCCGTGGAATGCGTGCACCACGTGCGTGATTTGCACGTGACCCTGCTGAGGCTACTCGGGCTGGATGATAACCGGCTGACGTTTTATCACGCCGGACGCTTCAAGCAGCTGTCGCAGTTTGGCGGGCAGGTGATTAAGGAGCTCATCGCGTAA
- a CDS encoding LacI family DNA-binding transcriptional regulator, with protein MSSANAAVSLQDIATRAGVSAMTVSRVLRNSPRVSEAAKKKVMQAARALKYQPDPHLARMMTMVRSRKAPKVRAVLAVVREGTPQDALHDTAYQYVSIGDIRNRAEKHGYYAEEFWMGRDGMTPARLGKVLQARGIEGLIVSPQSSQMLCAQMDYAPFAAVTFGYGLKQPSLHRAAGNMTLGVQMATTQLAARGYKRIGLAVTRWVDDRAEHAYSGAMLFFQQSMPKSSRVPILLFPHNDLRKCASVFKEWMKTHQPDALISFDTYVPDWLKQLGLRIPEDIGLVVHDWTHRMKGLAGIYQRRDEVAAAGVDLVATQLLQHERGVPEVPRQILIPPAWMEGDSVCGSG; from the coding sequence ATGTCCTCAGCCAACGCCGCTGTCAGCCTGCAAGACATCGCCACACGCGCCGGCGTGTCTGCCATGACCGTGTCCCGCGTGCTGCGGAATTCACCCCGTGTGTCGGAGGCCGCGAAGAAGAAGGTGATGCAGGCGGCGCGGGCGCTGAAGTACCAGCCGGACCCGCATCTCGCGCGCATGATGACCATGGTGCGCAGCCGGAAGGCTCCGAAGGTGCGCGCCGTGCTGGCCGTGGTGCGGGAGGGCACGCCGCAGGATGCGCTGCATGATACAGCGTATCAGTATGTATCCATTGGCGATATCCGCAATCGCGCCGAGAAGCACGGCTACTACGCGGAGGAGTTCTGGATGGGGCGGGATGGCATGACGCCCGCACGACTGGGCAAGGTGCTGCAGGCGCGGGGCATTGAGGGCCTGATTGTCTCCCCGCAGTCCTCGCAGATGCTGTGCGCACAGATGGACTACGCGCCCTTTGCTGCCGTGACCTTTGGTTATGGCCTGAAGCAGCCCTCGCTGCATCGCGCTGCGGGGAACATGACGCTCGGCGTGCAGATGGCCACGACGCAGCTCGCCGCGCGCGGGTACAAGCGCATCGGCCTCGCCGTCACGCGCTGGGTGGATGACCGCGCCGAGCACGCCTACAGCGGCGCCATGCTGTTCTTCCAGCAGAGCATGCCGAAGAGTAGTCGTGTGCCCATCCTGCTCTTCCCGCACAACGACCTGCGCAAGTGCGCCTCCGTCTTCAAGGAGTGGATGAAGACGCACCAGCCCGACGCGCTCATCTCCTTTGACACCTATGTCCCCGACTGGCTGAAGCAACTGGGCCTGCGCATCCCAGAAGACATCGGCCTCGTGGTGCACGATTGGACCCACCGCATGAAAGGCCTCGCAGGCATCTACCAGCGTCGGGATGAAGTCGCCGCCGCCGGCGTGGATCTGGTGGCCACGCAACTCCTGCAACACGAGCGCGGCGTACCCGAAGTGCCCCGGCAGATTCTCATCCCTCCGGCGTGGATGGAAGGGGACAGTGTATGCGGAAGCGGGTGA
- a CDS encoding sialidase family protein, whose amino-acid sequence MKTFPRLSLLCLTASLLPHASTLMAAEGDTLTVPRSVLDLAMEPSFINTNPGPEYSDEQRDYAMVIGMDRTQKGRLWSAWVAGGDSDLGYFVLASSDDHGATWSKPRLVIDPPEAPTGLRKRILVGNLWTDPTGKLWLFYDQSMGYYDGRAGVWAITCSNPDDANPTWSEPRRIWHGLTLNKPLVLKNGEWLLPISLWGRGNINPPELRDAHAELDDMRMAHLFVSKDQGATWTRRGGVVVPHTQFDEHMFVELNDGRLWMLVRTNYGIAETFSSDQGATWSEPQPSTLQNPSARFHLRKLASGRILLVKNGPLTERTGRTLMTAYLTEDEGKTWKGGLVIDERNGVSYPDGFQAPDGSINIIHDRERAKEREILMARFTEEDILAGKLVSPGSQTKMLVSKALGATIGEVTYNGLRNPGEWPPKTQDPKSFEPMTVPWLEEKNKPDVIPITFGRQLFVDDYLIESTDLKRTFHTAQKYEGNPVFKPETPFELAPTGADNNQQAVCYLGHGGVFWEPQENLFKMFYTAGWRGGLAVATSPDLINWTRPDLKLAGGNLLLPPGRKAVGGDNSVWLDINAKPAERIKYLTDRGPHTLQTSDGVKWSTPVPMEKSADYCSIFYNPFRHTWVYSIKQGGPHGRSRYYAESRDFLKADWKKSVYWTNADRLDEVDPKIGDAPQLYSLNAVAYESILLGEFYIHLGPDNKICDEGKFPKITEIKLGFSRDGFHWHRPDRRAFIGASQKEGTYDRGYIHGTTGVCAVIGDKLYFPFTAYSGIAPNGVRGMYTGATVGVATLRRDGFASMDAGDALGNLTTKKVAFNGRHLFVNTDAWALSADVLDESGKPIPPFTRENCELVRRTETCTEVKWKGAANLDAVRGKPVKFRFELTRGNLYSFWVSQDESGASRGYVGAGGPGFTGNTDTVGEKAVPSAR is encoded by the coding sequence ATGAAGACCTTCCCACGCCTTTCCCTCCTCTGCCTCACGGCCTCGCTGCTGCCTCATGCGTCCACGCTAATGGCCGCCGAGGGAGACACCCTCACCGTGCCCAGGAGTGTGCTGGACCTCGCGATGGAGCCTTCCTTCATCAATACGAATCCCGGTCCCGAGTACTCGGATGAGCAGCGCGACTACGCCATGGTCATCGGCATGGACCGCACGCAGAAGGGCCGCCTCTGGTCCGCGTGGGTCGCGGGTGGTGACAGCGACCTCGGCTACTTCGTCCTCGCGAGCAGCGATGACCACGGCGCCACCTGGTCGAAGCCCCGTCTTGTCATTGACCCACCGGAAGCGCCCACCGGGCTGCGCAAGCGCATCCTCGTGGGGAACCTGTGGACAGACCCCACCGGCAAGCTCTGGCTCTTCTACGACCAGTCCATGGGCTACTACGATGGCCGCGCCGGCGTGTGGGCCATCACCTGCAGCAACCCTGATGACGCGAATCCCACGTGGTCCGAGCCGCGCCGCATCTGGCACGGACTCACGCTGAACAAACCCCTCGTGCTGAAAAACGGCGAGTGGCTCCTGCCCATCTCCCTGTGGGGCCGCGGCAACATCAATCCCCCCGAACTGCGCGATGCCCACGCCGAACTGGATGACATGCGCATGGCGCACCTCTTTGTCTCCAAGGACCAGGGCGCCACATGGACGCGCCGTGGTGGCGTGGTGGTGCCGCACACGCAGTTCGACGAGCACATGTTCGTGGAGCTCAATGATGGTCGTCTCTGGATGCTCGTGCGTACGAACTACGGCATCGCGGAAACCTTCTCCTCCGACCAGGGCGCGACGTGGAGCGAGCCGCAACCTTCCACGCTCCAGAATCCCAGCGCCCGCTTCCACCTTCGGAAGCTCGCCTCCGGTCGCATCCTGCTCGTGAAGAATGGCCCGCTCACCGAGCGCACCGGACGCACCCTCATGACCGCCTACCTCACGGAGGACGAGGGCAAGACGTGGAAGGGCGGCCTGGTCATCGATGAGCGCAATGGTGTATCCTACCCTGATGGCTTCCAGGCACCGGATGGCAGCATCAACATCATCCACGACCGCGAGCGCGCGAAGGAGCGCGAGATTCTCATGGCCCGTTTCACGGAGGAGGACATCCTCGCAGGCAAACTGGTATCCCCCGGCTCGCAGACGAAGATGCTCGTGAGCAAGGCGCTCGGTGCGACCATCGGTGAAGTCACCTACAACGGCCTGCGCAATCCCGGCGAGTGGCCGCCGAAGACGCAGGACCCGAAATCCTTCGAGCCCATGACTGTGCCGTGGCTGGAGGAGAAGAACAAGCCGGACGTCATCCCCATCACCTTCGGCCGCCAGCTCTTCGTGGATGACTACCTCATCGAGAGCACGGACCTGAAGCGCACCTTCCACACCGCGCAGAAGTACGAGGGCAATCCCGTCTTCAAGCCGGAGACGCCCTTCGAGCTCGCACCCACGGGGGCAGACAACAATCAGCAGGCCGTGTGCTACCTCGGTCACGGCGGCGTGTTCTGGGAGCCGCAGGAGAATCTCTTCAAGATGTTCTACACCGCCGGATGGCGCGGTGGATTGGCCGTGGCCACCAGCCCGGACCTCATCAACTGGACACGCCCCGACCTGAAGCTCGCCGGTGGCAATCTCCTGCTGCCTCCCGGTCGCAAGGCCGTGGGTGGCGACAACTCCGTGTGGCTCGACATCAATGCGAAGCCTGCTGAGCGCATCAAGTACCTCACCGACCGTGGCCCGCATACGTTGCAAACTTCTGATGGCGTGAAGTGGTCCACCCCGGTGCCCATGGAGAAGTCCGCTGACTACTGCTCCATCTTCTACAATCCCTTCCGCCACACATGGGTGTACAGCATCAAGCAAGGTGGCCCGCATGGTCGCTCGCGTTATTACGCGGAGAGCCGTGACTTCCTGAAGGCCGACTGGAAGAAGTCCGTGTACTGGACGAACGCGGACCGTCTCGATGAAGTGGACCCGAAGATTGGCGATGCGCCGCAGCTCTACTCGCTCAATGCGGTGGCGTATGAGAGCATCCTGCTCGGCGAGTTCTACATCCACCTCGGGCCGGACAACAAGATTTGTGATGAGGGTAAGTTCCCCAAGATCACGGAGATCAAGCTGGGCTTCTCCCGCGATGGCTTCCACTGGCATCGCCCGGACCGCCGCGCTTTCATCGGCGCTTCGCAGAAGGAGGGCACGTATGACCGCGGCTACATCCATGGCACCACGGGTGTGTGCGCGGTGATTGGCGACAAGCTCTACTTCCCCTTCACCGCGTACTCCGGCATCGCACCGAATGGCGTGCGCGGCATGTACACCGGCGCCACGGTCGGTGTGGCCACGCTGCGCCGCGATGGCTTTGCCTCCATGGATGCGGGCGATGCACTCGGAAATCTCACGACGAAGAAGGTCGCCTTCAATGGACGGCACCTCTTTGTGAATACCGATGCCTGGGCGTTGTCGGCAGATGTTCTCGATGAATCAGGCAAACCCATCCCTCCCTTCACCCGGGAAAACTGCGAACTGGTCAGACGAACCGAGACCTGCACTGAGGTGAAATGGAAGGGTGCGGCGAACCTCGATGCCGTGCGCGGCAAGCCGGTGAAGTTCCGCTTCGAGCTTACTCGTGGAAACCTCTATTCCTTCTGGGTCAGCCAGGACGAATCCGGCGCGAGCCGTGGCTACGTCGGCGCGGGTGGCCCCGGATTCACCGGAAACACCGATACGGTGGGAGAAAAGGCTGTGCCTTCTGCGCGTTGA
- a CDS encoding sialidase family protein: MMLPTSTSRSLALLLASLSLLCTPAPLTAANPALVFPAKVPATITEVNAPVWVGRPPTDAGFGLVRLVNGEIRAYDYGDQVSILLRHQPDHLPKNYIVSLDNGLTWDSKSVAPNHMAADARSPVTNEYVRLITKEDGVYAIRSKGGMDGQWSQHRVWETKVRGPELGLIRPAVFIREGKRILAPFTTMRRFEPDFLNQVGSFYSDDEGATWQRSNLVAAPPHKPNGRDKSVRWQNEAYEPTFVELKDGRVWMLFRTSQDTHYESFSENGGATWSEPQPSPFYGTLTMPTIRRLRDGKLLFLWNNTTPLPEFVKNAATAPYLGRANDGQGEDMFTNRDVIHAAISSDDGKTWHGFRELYLNPARNDRRYAETGGIDRSVHQSQAVEVAEGRVLVALGQHWLHRSLVLFNPAWLEERERSNSFANDLDDWSVQGFLRGIRGHCALNRFESCALVPHPDSAEKQALLVKRVADGNAMYANAGAVWNFPAAPAGTFEVRIRLQEKSAGARLSLIDRWLNPTDPTAHTLAMGSLQIKGDGTTNVEGVKLTPGQWHTLTFKWAECAKGTKCEVQVDGQPASGTLNFGRESRHGISYAHFQSAADEGDEGFLIESVRATVTPPPAPPAAEPAPAPAATPAPAGAPAPSPPTGTPAPATQPAPAPTPTPTTPPASTTPSPSPVPATKPAPTPAPSTSSNTSKSPGKRDSASASPRSFEVAPGGSVDGSRWCREPQRPQPPDLAWKLHRVPEGTPEGMSPWPCDVKPDCHAFSAVPSGTEHLLVDMIRWLQSPRLLSPTGYHPMSLRDKSICHEFASITTPAAKPAPAPAPSTTS, translated from the coding sequence ATGATGCTGCCCACGTCCACATCACGAAGCCTTGCCCTCCTGCTCGCGAGCCTGAGCCTGCTCTGCACTCCTGCGCCGCTCACCGCTGCGAATCCCGCACTGGTGTTCCCCGCGAAAGTGCCCGCGACGATCACGGAGGTGAATGCGCCGGTGTGGGTGGGCCGACCGCCCACGGACGCGGGTTTCGGCCTCGTGCGCCTCGTGAATGGTGAGATTCGCGCTTATGACTACGGCGACCAGGTGAGCATCCTGCTGCGTCATCAGCCGGACCATCTGCCAAAGAACTACATCGTGAGCCTGGACAACGGACTCACGTGGGACAGCAAGTCCGTAGCGCCGAATCACATGGCCGCGGATGCACGCAGCCCGGTGACGAATGAATATGTGCGCCTCATCACCAAGGAAGACGGTGTGTATGCCATCCGCTCAAAGGGTGGCATGGATGGCCAGTGGAGCCAGCACCGTGTGTGGGAGACGAAGGTGCGCGGACCTGAGCTTGGACTCATCCGCCCTGCCGTCTTCATCCGCGAGGGGAAGCGCATCCTCGCGCCCTTCACCACCATGCGACGCTTCGAGCCGGACTTCCTGAATCAGGTCGGCTCCTTCTATTCGGATGACGAAGGTGCGACGTGGCAGCGCTCCAATCTCGTCGCCGCGCCTCCGCACAAGCCGAATGGCCGCGACAAGTCCGTGCGCTGGCAAAACGAAGCCTACGAGCCCACCTTCGTGGAACTGAAGGATGGACGCGTGTGGATGCTATTCCGCACCTCGCAGGACACGCACTACGAGTCCTTCTCCGAGAATGGCGGCGCTACGTGGAGCGAGCCGCAGCCCTCGCCCTTCTACGGCACACTCACCATGCCCACCATCCGCCGCCTGCGCGATGGCAAGCTGCTCTTCCTCTGGAACAACACGACTCCCCTCCCCGAGTTCGTGAAGAACGCCGCCACTGCGCCCTATCTTGGTCGCGCCAATGACGGCCAGGGCGAGGACATGTTCACCAATCGCGATGTCATCCACGCCGCCATTTCAAGTGACGATGGAAAAACATGGCACGGCTTCCGCGAGCTCTACCTGAATCCCGCACGCAATGACCGTCGCTATGCGGAGACCGGCGGCATCGACCGCAGCGTGCATCAATCGCAAGCAGTCGAGGTGGCGGAGGGCCGTGTACTCGTCGCACTGGGCCAGCACTGGCTGCACCGCTCCCTGGTGCTCTTCAATCCCGCCTGGCTGGAGGAGAGGGAACGTAGCAACAGCTTCGCGAACGACCTCGATGACTGGTCCGTGCAGGGCTTCCTGCGCGGCATCCGCGGCCACTGCGCGCTGAACCGTTTCGAATCCTGCGCCCTCGTGCCGCATCCCGACAGCGCGGAGAAGCAAGCCCTGCTGGTGAAACGTGTGGCGGATGGCAATGCCATGTACGCGAACGCAGGCGCCGTGTGGAACTTCCCTGCCGCACCCGCAGGCACCTTCGAGGTCCGTATTCGCCTGCAGGAGAAGTCCGCCGGTGCGCGCCTCTCGCTCATTGACCGCTGGCTGAATCCCACCGACCCCACCGCGCACACGCTCGCCATGGGCAGTCTGCAGATCAAAGGCGATGGCACGACCAATGTGGAAGGCGTGAAGCTCACGCCCGGCCAGTGGCACACGCTCACCTTCAAGTGGGCCGAGTGCGCCAAGGGTACAAAGTGCGAGGTGCAGGTGGATGGCCAGCCCGCCTCCGGCACACTGAACTTCGGACGCGAATCCCGCCACGGCATCAGCTACGCCCATTTCCAGTCCGCCGCAGATGAAGGCGACGAGGGCTTCCTCATCGAGTCCGTGCGCGCCACCGTGACACCTCCGCCTGCACCTCCTGCAGCGGAGCCAGCACCCGCACCTGCAGCAACTCCTGCGCCTGCAGGTGCACCAGCGCCATCTCCTCCCACCGGCACACCTGCACCTGCCACACAGCCCGCTCCTGCTCCAACGCCCACTCCAACTACTCCCCCTGCGTCCACCACGCCATCTCCATCCCCAGTTCCTGCAACAAAGCCTGCGCCCACACCCGCTCCTTCCACAAGTTCCAACACCAGCAAGTCTCCAGGCAAACGCGACTCAGCGTCGGCATCTCCTCGCAGCTTCGAAGTTGCTCCCGGAGGGAGCGTGGATGGTAGCCGGTGGTGCCGGGAGCCTCAGCGACCACAACCACCGGATCTCGCATGGAAACTTCATCGCGTCCCGGAGGGCACGCCGGAAGGGATGTCGCCATGGCCGTGCGACGTGAAGCCTGACTGCCACGCCTTTTCCGCCGTCCCATCCGGGACGGAACATCTCTTAGTCGACATGATCCGGTGGTTGCAGTCGCCAAGGCTCCTTTCACCGACCGGCTACCATCCGATGTCCCTCCGGGACAAGAGCATCTGCCACGAATTCGCATCGATTACGACTCCCGCGGCGAAGCCCGCTCCCGCACCCGCCCCTTCCACCACCTCCTGA